A genomic window from Pseudonocardia broussonetiae includes:
- a CDS encoding SDR family NAD(P)-dependent oxidoreductase yields the protein MTSTRLTGRHAIVTGSTSGIGAATARVLAAEGAAVVVTGRDRARGEAVVKEITGDGGTAFFVPSDLAGTPDEVRAFAAAARDALGGRVDVLVNNAAVCHPTTTTGLSDAQLDESLAVNVRAPHVLVAALVPGMVERGDGAVVTIGSWMASTGSPAVGLYAATKAAEQQLTRSWAAEFGPSGVRCNTVAPGVTRTPINESDGDVLDRLAAGTPAGRTVRPEDVAHAVAWLASSDAALVHGVTLAVDGGISTTRAL from the coding sequence ATGACCAGCACCCGCCTCACCGGCCGCCACGCGATCGTCACCGGATCCACCAGCGGCATCGGCGCCGCCACCGCCCGCGTCCTCGCCGCCGAGGGCGCCGCGGTCGTCGTCACCGGCCGCGACCGCGCCCGCGGCGAGGCCGTCGTGAAGGAGATCACCGGCGACGGCGGCACCGCGTTCTTCGTGCCGTCCGACCTCGCGGGCACCCCCGACGAGGTCCGCGCGTTCGCCGCCGCCGCCCGTGACGCCCTCGGCGGCCGCGTCGACGTCCTCGTCAACAACGCCGCCGTCTGCCACCCGACCACGACCACGGGCCTGAGCGACGCCCAGCTCGACGAGTCGCTCGCCGTGAACGTCCGCGCCCCGCACGTCCTCGTCGCCGCGCTCGTGCCCGGGATGGTGGAGCGCGGCGACGGCGCCGTCGTCACCATCGGCTCCTGGATGGCGAGCACCGGCAGCCCGGCCGTCGGCCTCTACGCGGCGACGAAGGCCGCCGAGCAGCAGCTCACCCGCAGCTGGGCGGCGGAGTTCGGGCCGTCGGGGGTGCGGTGCAACACCGTGGCGCCGGGCGTCACGCGCACGCCGATCAACGAGTCCGACGGCGACGTCCTGGACCGGCTCGCCGCCGGCACCCCGGCCGGGCGGACCGTCCGCCCCGAGGACGTCGCGCACGCCGTCGCCTGGCTCGCCTCGTCCGACGCGGCGCTGGTGCACGGCGTGACGCTGGCCGTGGACGGCGGGATCTCGACGACCCGGGCGCTGTAG
- a CDS encoding cyclase family protein translates to MSVLSAVLDAARSGAVRIVDLTTPLRETTPILELPPPFANTSRFRLEELSRYDDRGPAWYWNDIHTGEHTGTHLDAPVHWVSGKDGLDVSQAPLSTLVGAAAVIDMTAQVEADADFLLEVEHVRAWEAEHGPLPEGGWLLYRTGWSARGDDAAAFANADENGPHTPGVSVECARWLAQESPISGFGVETVGTDAGAAAGFDPPFACHDFLMGADKWGLTSLRNLDALPPTGAVLIVCPLPIVGGSGSPARVLALVEG, encoded by the coding sequence ATGTCCGTCCTGTCCGCCGTCCTCGACGCCGCGCGCTCCGGCGCGGTCCGGATCGTCGACCTCACCACGCCGCTGCGGGAGACGACGCCGATCCTGGAGCTGCCGCCGCCGTTCGCGAACACCTCGCGGTTCCGGCTCGAGGAGCTCTCCCGCTACGACGACCGCGGCCCCGCCTGGTACTGGAACGACATCCACACCGGCGAGCACACCGGCACGCACCTCGACGCGCCGGTGCACTGGGTGTCGGGCAAGGACGGCCTCGACGTGTCGCAGGCGCCGCTGAGCACGCTCGTCGGGGCGGCCGCGGTGATCGACATGACCGCGCAGGTGGAGGCGGACGCCGACTTCCTGCTGGAGGTCGAGCACGTGCGGGCGTGGGAGGCCGAGCACGGCCCGCTGCCCGAGGGCGGCTGGCTGCTCTACCGCACCGGCTGGTCGGCGCGCGGCGACGACGCGGCCGCGTTCGCCAACGCCGACGAGAACGGCCCGCACACGCCGGGCGTCTCGGTCGAGTGCGCGCGCTGGCTCGCGCAGGAGTCGCCGATCAGCGGGTTCGGGGTGGAGACCGTCGGCACCGACGCGGGCGCCGCGGCCGGGTTCGACCCGCCCTTCGCGTGCCACGACTTCCTCATGGGCGCCGACAAGTGGGGCCTGACCAGCCTGCGCAACCTCGACGCGCTCCCGCCGACCGGCGCGGTGCTCATCGTGTGCCCGCTGCCGATCGTCGGCGGGTCGGGGAGCCCGGCCCGCGTCCTGGCGCTGGTGGAGGGGTGA
- a CDS encoding thiamine pyrophosphate-binding protein, whose protein sequence is MNGSAAPAPPTTVAQVVGALLAELGVGHAFGVVGSGNFHVTNALRAHGVPFTAARHEGGAATMADAYARTAGGVAVLTLHQGCGLTNALTGITEAAKSRTPLLVLAADTAGAAVRSNFRIDQDALVASVGAVAERVHSAASAAADVRRAYATCRGLRRTVVLSLPLDVQDQPCAPAAVAFTPLPPTRPDADVAAELARLLDDARRPVFIAGRGARGAGPELAALADSCGALLATSAVANGLFTGRGWNLGISGGFATDLAAELITGADLVVAWGASLTMWTTRHGALLGEDTTVVQVDDTPEALGAQRPVDLAVLGDVRATALDVAAHVRGGPGYRTDDVRARIAAEGRWTQVPVPEQAPDSDRIDPRTLSTALDALLPAERTLAVDSGNFMGYPSAYLAVPDAAGFCFTQGFQSIGLGLATAIGAALARPDRLPVAALGDGGFLMGISELETLVRLGIGMLVVVYDDAGYGAEFHHFDGADHATVRFPDADLAAIATGYGCDAVTVRSVDDLAPVAQWLDGPRERPVLVDAKVRSDEASWWLVEAFRGH, encoded by the coding sequence GTGAACGGCTCCGCCGCACCGGCCCCACCGACGACCGTCGCGCAGGTCGTCGGCGCGCTGCTGGCGGAGCTCGGCGTCGGGCACGCGTTCGGCGTCGTCGGCAGCGGCAACTTCCACGTCACCAACGCCCTGCGCGCGCACGGGGTGCCGTTCACCGCGGCCCGCCACGAGGGCGGCGCCGCGACCATGGCCGACGCCTACGCCCGCACCGCGGGCGGCGTCGCGGTGCTCACGCTGCACCAGGGCTGCGGCCTCACCAACGCCCTGACCGGCATCACCGAGGCCGCGAAGAGCCGCACCCCGCTGCTGGTGCTCGCCGCCGACACCGCCGGGGCCGCGGTGCGGTCGAACTTCCGCATCGACCAGGACGCACTGGTCGCCTCCGTCGGCGCCGTCGCGGAGCGGGTGCACTCGGCCGCGTCCGCCGCCGCCGACGTCCGGCGGGCCTACGCGACCTGCCGCGGCCTGCGCCGCACGGTGGTGCTCAGCCTGCCCCTGGACGTGCAGGACCAGCCCTGCGCACCCGCCGCGGTCGCCTTCACGCCGCTGCCCCCGACCCGCCCGGACGCCGACGTGGCTGCCGAGCTCGCCCGTCTCCTCGACGACGCGCGGCGGCCGGTGTTCATCGCGGGTCGCGGTGCGCGCGGAGCCGGCCCCGAGCTCGCCGCGCTCGCCGACTCCTGCGGCGCCCTGCTCGCCACCTCCGCGGTGGCGAACGGGCTCTTCACCGGTCGGGGGTGGAACCTCGGCATCTCCGGCGGGTTCGCCACCGACCTCGCCGCGGAGCTGATCACCGGCGCCGACCTGGTCGTGGCCTGGGGCGCGTCGCTGACGATGTGGACCACCCGGCACGGTGCGCTGCTCGGCGAGGACACCACCGTCGTGCAGGTCGACGACACCCCCGAGGCACTCGGCGCGCAGCGACCCGTCGACCTGGCCGTGCTCGGCGACGTCCGCGCGACCGCGCTCGACGTGGCCGCGCACGTCCGGGGCGGGCCCGGCTACCGGACCGACGACGTGCGCGCCCGGATCGCCGCGGAGGGCCGCTGGACGCAGGTCCCGGTGCCGGAGCAGGCGCCCGACTCGGACCGCATCGACCCCCGCACCCTCTCGACGGCGCTCGACGCCCTGCTCCCCGCCGAGCGCACGCTCGCCGTCGACTCCGGGAACTTCATGGGCTACCCGAGCGCCTACCTGGCCGTGCCGGACGCCGCCGGGTTCTGCTTCACGCAGGGGTTCCAGTCGATCGGGCTCGGCCTCGCGACGGCGATCGGCGCCGCGCTGGCCCGCCCGGACCGGCTGCCCGTGGCCGCGCTCGGCGACGGCGGGTTCCTCATGGGGATCTCCGAGCTGGAGACGCTGGTGCGGCTCGGGATCGGGATGCTCGTCGTGGTCTACGACGACGCCGGCTACGGCGCCGAGTTCCACCACTTCGACGGCGCCGACCACGCCACCGTCCGCTTCCCCGACGCCGACCTGGCCGCCATCGCGACCGGGTACGGCTGCGACGCCGTCACCGTCCGGTCGGTCGACGACCTGGCCCCGGTGGCGCAGTGGCTGGACGGGCCGCGGGAACGGCCGGTGCTCGTCGACGCGAAGGTGCGCAGCGACGAGGCGTCCTGGTGGCTGGTGGAGGCGTTCCGCGGGCACTGA
- a CDS encoding PaaX family transcriptional regulator C-terminal domain-containing protein, translating to MTVAEDAAEVGVVAAPRALIVSLYGLYARQQDGWLSVASVVRMMAEFGVDGQAVRSSVFRLKRRGLLIAEKVGRAAGYRLSDVGQAILAEGDSRIFTRRRGTLDEGWLLVTFSVPEAEREKRHLLRTQLARLGLGTVAPGLWIAPAHRETEVAAALERAGLRGFTDLFRSHHVSSRPARETVRTWWDLDALDAVHAEFVLRFEPVRARWAADPDGPAARAFTDFVEVVTAWRRLPYLDPGLPLEVLPVGWVGVTAEELFAALRERLAGPAAAHARTLLAG from the coding sequence GTGACCGTGGCCGAGGACGCAGCAGAGGTCGGGGTCGTCGCCGCACCGCGGGCCCTGATCGTCTCCCTGTACGGCCTCTACGCCCGCCAGCAGGACGGGTGGCTGTCGGTGGCGTCGGTCGTGCGGATGATGGCCGAGTTCGGCGTCGACGGGCAGGCGGTGCGCTCGTCGGTGTTCCGGCTCAAGCGCCGCGGCCTGCTGATCGCGGAGAAGGTCGGGCGCGCGGCCGGGTACCGGCTCTCCGACGTCGGCCAGGCCATCCTCGCCGAGGGCGACTCCCGGATCTTCACCCGCCGCCGCGGCACCCTCGACGAGGGGTGGCTGCTCGTGACGTTCTCGGTGCCGGAGGCCGAGCGGGAGAAGCGCCACCTGCTGCGCACCCAGCTCGCCCGCCTCGGGCTCGGCACGGTCGCGCCCGGCCTGTGGATCGCCCCCGCGCACCGCGAGACCGAGGTCGCCGCGGCGCTGGAGCGCGCGGGCCTGCGCGGGTTCACCGATCTGTTCCGCAGCCACCACGTCTCGTCGCGGCCGGCGCGCGAGACCGTGCGCACCTGGTGGGACCTCGACGCCCTCGACGCCGTCCACGCCGAGTTCGTGCTGCGCTTCGAGCCCGTCCGCGCCCGCTGGGCCGCCGACCCCGACGGGCCGGCCGCCCGGGCGTTCACCGACTTCGTCGAGGTCGTCACGGCCTGGCGCCGGCTGCCCTACCTCGACCCCGGCCTGCCCCTGGAGGTGCTGCCGGTCGGCTGGGTCGGGGTGACGGCGGAGGAGCTGTTCGCCGCCCTGCGCGAGCGCCTCGCCGGCCCCGCCGCCGCCCACGCCCGCACGCTGCTCGCCGGTTAG
- a CDS encoding RidA family protein: MEFVNPPELARPSGFTYAVRHGDTVHLAGQTAMDADGKIVEGGIVEQFRQAFGNLLTALRAAGGQPSDLLSVTIYLTDIPDYQANGREIGRIWREMAGSDYPAMAGIGVTALWQPEALIEIQGVAAARAA, translated from the coding sequence ATGGAATTCGTCAACCCGCCCGAGCTGGCCAGGCCGTCCGGCTTCACCTACGCGGTCCGGCACGGCGACACCGTCCACCTCGCCGGGCAGACGGCCATGGACGCGGACGGGAAGATCGTCGAGGGCGGGATCGTCGAGCAGTTCCGGCAGGCGTTCGGCAACCTGCTGACGGCGCTGCGCGCGGCGGGCGGCCAGCCGTCGGACCTGCTCAGCGTCACGATCTACCTGACCGACATCCCCGACTACCAGGCGAACGGGCGCGAGATCGGCCGGATCTGGCGGGAGATGGCGGGCAGCGACTACCCGGCGATGGCCGGCATCGGCGTCACCGCCCTCTGGCAGCCCGAGGCGCTGATCGAGATCCAGGGCGTGGCGGCGGCGCGGGCGGCCTAA
- a CDS encoding cupin domain-containing protein, which produces MSTDLKLVPVVTRKGQEHGATGQSGGALRVSGVSPQHTPATRIWFGKVSNEPGYRSLPHHHGEAETGGYVLTGTARIYFGEGYAEFLDMTEGDFVFVPPHMPHVEANMSTTEELVWLTCRTPDNIVVNLDEVDDSVLEGFRRA; this is translated from the coding sequence ATGTCCACCGACCTGAAGCTCGTGCCGGTCGTCACCCGCAAGGGCCAGGAGCACGGCGCCACCGGCCAGTCCGGCGGCGCGCTGCGGGTCTCCGGCGTCTCGCCGCAGCACACGCCGGCCACGCGCATCTGGTTCGGCAAGGTCAGCAACGAGCCCGGCTACCGGTCGCTGCCCCACCACCACGGCGAGGCCGAGACCGGCGGCTACGTGCTGACCGGCACCGCGCGCATCTACTTCGGCGAGGGCTACGCCGAGTTCCTCGACATGACCGAGGGCGACTTCGTGTTCGTCCCGCCGCACATGCCGCACGTCGAGGCCAACATGAGCACCACCGAGGAGCTCGTCTGGCTGACCTGTCGCACGCCGGACAACATCGTCGTCAACCTCGACGAGGTCGACGACTCCGTGCTCGAGGGGTTCCGACGGGCATGA
- a CDS encoding acyl-CoA thioesterase, with protein sequence MSTSKHLLDVLSLTPDGDDAFVGHPQVIPSGRVYGGELVAQAQVAMSHTVGDDRRIHSLHGYFLRAGDVRTPTRWAVQRLRDGRNFSVRTVQGMQGDRVLFHAMASFQVPGQGVEHQEPMPDLPDPEGLPTSEQALAGSTVRDAEYWSHDRSFDIRHSPAAIYTTSDGEPVRRQTVWLRAWETLPDDPAVHRSALAYVCDYTLLEPILRQHGAAWSDDGVVTASLDHAMWWHHDGRMDDWVALVQESPVALRGLGLGSARLYSRDGALLASVTQEGLVHL encoded by the coding sequence ATGAGCACCAGCAAGCACCTCCTCGACGTCCTGTCCCTCACGCCCGACGGTGACGACGCGTTCGTCGGCCACCCGCAGGTCATCCCGTCCGGCCGGGTCTACGGCGGCGAGCTCGTGGCGCAGGCGCAGGTGGCGATGTCGCACACCGTCGGCGACGACCGCCGCATCCACTCGCTGCACGGCTACTTCCTCCGCGCCGGCGACGTCCGCACGCCCACCCGCTGGGCCGTGCAGCGGCTGCGCGACGGCCGCAACTTCTCCGTCCGCACGGTGCAGGGGATGCAGGGCGACCGCGTCCTGTTCCACGCGATGGCCTCGTTCCAGGTGCCGGGCCAGGGCGTCGAGCACCAGGAGCCGATGCCCGACCTCCCGGACCCCGAGGGCCTGCCGACGTCCGAGCAGGCGCTGGCCGGGTCGACCGTCCGCGACGCCGAGTACTGGTCGCACGACCGCAGCTTCGACATCCGCCACTCCCCCGCCGCGATCTACACCACGTCCGACGGCGAGCCCGTCCGCCGCCAGACGGTGTGGCTGCGCGCCTGGGAGACCCTGCCCGACGACCCGGCCGTGCACCGCAGCGCGCTCGCCTACGTCTGCGACTACACGCTGCTCGAGCCGATCCTGCGGCAGCACGGGGCCGCCTGGTCCGACGACGGCGTCGTCACCGCGAGCCTCGACCACGCGATGTGGTGGCACCACGACGGCCGGATGGACGACTGGGTCGCGCTCGTGCAGGAGTCGCCGGTGGCACTGCGCGGCCTCGGCCTCGGCTCGGCCCGCCTCTACTCGCGCGACGGCGCGCTGCTGGCGAGCGTGACGCAGGAGGGGCTGGTGCACCTGTGA
- a CDS encoding phenylacetate--CoA ligase family protein produces the protein MSEYWNPKTELLPREDLRALQLAKLRLLVEWAQARSPHYRRTLAGIRPEQLRTWADIDRIPFLTREEWMRSQEEHPPYGELPVVGPDAAIRVHTTSGTSGRTPLRALDSRKDWAWAAEMWCYALWAAGVRAHDVGYVAFGYGSFIGFWGLHNGLERIGALTVPGGAQTTPNRVKQIVDFGATVVASTPTYALRLAAEAEATGVDLRGGPVRTVILSGEPVVAETKAIIEERWGARAHDTAGMTEISTVFMFEPTGRPGGSHIIEDHFIEQVIDPETGREVGYGERGERVCTSFGRSTTPLLRYRTADVVVKVPSRSARTFDLYEGGILGRVDDMKLVRGTNVYPSAIEAVVRGFDGIEEFQVRIERRGDRDEIVLCVEPVPTMGDEPWGRLADDLGRELADAHEGLRFHVERAATETLPRFELKAKRLTDLRPAPTTRSV, from the coding sequence GTGAGCGAGTACTGGAACCCCAAGACCGAGCTGCTGCCGCGCGAGGACCTCCGCGCGCTGCAGCTCGCCAAGCTGCGCCTGCTCGTCGAGTGGGCGCAGGCGCGCAGCCCGCACTACCGGCGCACGCTCGCGGGGATCCGCCCCGAGCAGCTCCGGACGTGGGCCGACATCGACCGCATCCCGTTCCTCACCCGCGAGGAGTGGATGCGCAGCCAGGAGGAGCACCCGCCCTACGGCGAGCTCCCGGTCGTCGGCCCGGACGCGGCGATCCGCGTCCACACCACCAGCGGCACGTCCGGCCGCACGCCGCTGCGCGCGCTGGACAGCCGCAAGGACTGGGCCTGGGCCGCGGAGATGTGGTGCTACGCGCTGTGGGCGGCGGGCGTGCGGGCGCACGACGTCGGCTACGTCGCCTTCGGCTACGGCTCGTTCATCGGGTTCTGGGGCCTGCACAACGGGTTGGAGCGGATCGGCGCGCTGACCGTCCCCGGCGGGGCGCAGACCACGCCGAACCGCGTGAAGCAGATCGTCGACTTCGGGGCCACCGTCGTCGCCTCGACGCCCACCTACGCGCTGCGCCTGGCCGCCGAGGCCGAGGCGACGGGCGTCGACCTGCGCGGCGGGCCGGTGCGCACCGTGATCCTCTCCGGTGAGCCCGTCGTCGCGGAGACGAAGGCGATCATCGAGGAGCGCTGGGGCGCCCGGGCCCACGACACCGCGGGGATGACCGAGATCTCGACGGTCTTCATGTTCGAGCCGACCGGCCGGCCCGGCGGCAGCCACATCATCGAGGACCACTTCATCGAGCAGGTGATCGACCCGGAGACGGGCCGCGAGGTCGGCTACGGGGAGCGCGGCGAGCGCGTCTGCACCTCCTTCGGCCGCAGCACCACCCCGCTGCTGCGCTACCGCACCGCCGACGTGGTGGTGAAGGTGCCCAGCCGCAGCGCCCGCACGTTCGACCTCTACGAGGGCGGCATCCTCGGCCGCGTCGACGACATGAAGCTCGTGCGCGGCACCAACGTCTACCCGAGCGCGATCGAGGCCGTCGTCCGCGGCTTCGACGGCATCGAGGAGTTCCAGGTCCGCATCGAGCGCCGCGGCGACCGCGACGAGATCGTCCTGTGCGTCGAGCCGGTGCCGACGATGGGCGACGAGCCGTGGGGACGCCTGGCCGACGACCTCGGCCGCGAGCTCGCCGACGCCCACGAGGGCCTGCGCTTCCACGTCGAGCGGGCCGCCACCGAGACCCTGCCCCGCTTCGAGCTCAAGGCCAAGCGGCTGACCGACCTGCGGCCCGCCCCGACGACGAGGAGCGTGTGA
- a CDS encoding bifunctional salicylyl-CoA 5-hydroxylase/oxidoreductase, whose amino-acid sequence MRIASVGGGPGGLFSSILLKKADPTREITVYERNAADDTFGFGVVFSQETLDNIAAADPESFGRIEAEFRHWSAIDTDFLGARERSDGHAFAALERKRLLAILGERARELGVDVRYRTEAPDLATLQGGHDLVIASDGVNSPIRAQLADHLDPRVEHRSAKYVWFGTTRPFDCFTFLFVETEFGLFWAHVYPFDQERSTFIVETDEETWRRAGLDAFAAVPRRPGENDEATIAFCERIFAGHLDGHPLIGNNSGWLSFAVIRNRSWSAEGVALVGDAAHTAHFSIGSGTKLALEDAISLAVSVDREPSIEAALKAYEQDRQPVVASLQRSAQTSLEWFEGAARYRHLPPEQFVFQLLTRSQRVTYDNLKLRDADYVARLDRWLADRTRATGLDVADGTPPMFHPYRLRGMELANRIVVSPMAQYSAVDGMPTDWHLVHLGGRAVGGAGLVMTEMTCTSPDARITPGCPGIWDDEQAAAWGRVVDFVHAHSGAKIGMQLGHAGRKGSTKVMWEGIDDPLEHGGWEIVGPSPVPYRSDSAVPREMTHADIAQVIDDHVAAARRAADAGFDLLELHYAHGYLVSSFLSPLSNHRTDGYGGDLRGRARFGLELLDAVRAAWPQDRPISVRISATDWVDGGFDGDDAVELARMLAEHGADIVDVSTGQTSTEAEPAYGRLYQTPFADRIRQETGVPTMTVGAIASVEDANTIVAAGRADLCCLARPHLVDPYWTLNAAIDQGYRGFTPPVQYRSGMTARRRAQEP is encoded by the coding sequence GTGCGGATCGCCTCCGTCGGCGGCGGGCCGGGCGGCCTGTTCAGCTCGATCCTGCTGAAGAAGGCCGACCCCACCCGCGAGATCACCGTCTACGAGCGCAACGCCGCCGACGACACGTTCGGCTTCGGCGTCGTGTTCTCGCAGGAGACGCTGGACAACATCGCTGCGGCCGACCCGGAGTCGTTCGGCCGCATCGAGGCCGAGTTCCGGCACTGGAGCGCGATCGACACCGACTTCCTCGGCGCCCGCGAGCGCTCCGACGGCCACGCGTTCGCCGCGCTGGAGCGCAAGCGGCTGCTCGCGATCCTCGGCGAGCGGGCGCGGGAGCTCGGCGTCGACGTCCGCTACCGCACCGAGGCCCCGGACCTGGCGACGCTGCAGGGCGGGCACGACCTCGTCATCGCCTCCGACGGCGTCAACTCCCCGATCCGCGCGCAGCTGGCCGACCACCTCGACCCCCGCGTCGAGCACCGCTCCGCCAAGTACGTCTGGTTCGGCACGACGCGCCCGTTCGACTGCTTCACGTTCCTGTTCGTGGAGACCGAGTTCGGGCTGTTCTGGGCGCACGTCTACCCGTTCGACCAGGAGCGCTCGACGTTCATCGTCGAGACCGACGAGGAGACCTGGCGCCGCGCCGGGCTCGACGCCTTCGCCGCCGTCCCGCGCCGGCCGGGCGAGAACGACGAGGCGACGATCGCGTTCTGCGAGCGGATCTTCGCCGGGCACCTCGACGGGCACCCGCTGATCGGCAACAACTCCGGCTGGCTCTCGTTCGCCGTGATCCGCAACCGCAGCTGGTCGGCCGAGGGCGTCGCGCTCGTCGGCGACGCCGCGCACACCGCACACTTCTCGATCGGCTCGGGCACCAAGCTGGCGCTGGAGGACGCGATCAGCCTGGCCGTCAGCGTCGACCGCGAGCCGAGCATCGAGGCCGCGCTCAAGGCGTACGAGCAGGACCGCCAGCCCGTCGTCGCGTCGCTGCAGCGCTCGGCGCAGACCAGCCTGGAGTGGTTCGAGGGCGCGGCGCGCTACCGGCACCTGCCGCCGGAGCAGTTCGTGTTCCAGCTGCTGACCCGCAGCCAGCGCGTCACCTACGACAACCTGAAGCTGCGCGACGCCGACTACGTCGCCCGGCTGGACCGCTGGCTCGCCGACCGCACCCGCGCCACCGGCCTCGACGTCGCCGACGGCACGCCGCCGATGTTCCACCCCTACCGGCTTCGCGGGATGGAGCTGGCCAACCGGATTGTCGTCTCGCCGATGGCGCAGTACTCCGCCGTCGACGGGATGCCCACCGACTGGCACCTCGTGCACCTGGGCGGGCGCGCCGTCGGCGGGGCCGGGCTCGTCATGACGGAGATGACGTGCACGTCCCCGGACGCGCGTATCACCCCGGGCTGCCCCGGGATCTGGGACGACGAGCAGGCCGCGGCGTGGGGGCGGGTCGTCGACTTCGTGCACGCCCACAGCGGCGCGAAGATCGGGATGCAGCTCGGGCACGCGGGCCGCAAGGGCTCCACGAAGGTCATGTGGGAGGGCATCGACGACCCCCTGGAGCACGGCGGCTGGGAGATCGTCGGGCCGTCGCCGGTGCCGTACCGGTCCGACAGCGCCGTGCCGCGGGAGATGACGCACGCCGACATCGCGCAGGTGATCGACGACCACGTGGCGGCCGCTCGCCGGGCCGCCGACGCCGGCTTCGACCTGCTGGAGCTGCACTACGCGCACGGCTACCTGGTGTCGAGCTTCCTGTCGCCGCTGTCGAACCACCGCACGGACGGCTACGGCGGCGACCTGCGCGGCCGCGCCCGCTTCGGCCTGGAACTGCTCGACGCCGTGCGCGCCGCGTGGCCGCAGGACCGCCCGATCAGCGTGCGGATCAGCGCCACCGACTGGGTCGACGGCGGGTTCGACGGCGACGACGCGGTGGAGCTGGCCCGGATGCTGGCCGAGCACGGCGCCGACATCGTCGACGTCTCCACCGGCCAGACCAGCACCGAGGCGGAGCCGGCGTACGGGCGGCTCTACCAGACGCCGTTCGCGGACCGGATCCGCCAGGAGACCGGGGTGCCGACCATGACCGTCGGCGCGATCGCGTCGGTCGAGGACGCCAACACGATCGTCGCCGCGGGCCGGGCCGACCTCTGCTGCCTCGCGCGGCCGCACCTCGTCGACCCGTACTGGACGCTCAACGCGGCGATCGACCAGGGCTACCGCGGCTTCACCCCGCCGGTGCAGTACCGCTCCGGGATGACCGCGCGGCGGCGGGCGCAGGAGCCCTGA
- a CDS encoding class I tRNA ligase family protein, translating to MTAPDPTLTLAGAPVPLTVPARLYVCGITPYDVTHLGHASTFVWADTVARVVRMTGTDTVVARNVTDVDDELTRAAAARGKPYDEFGLSQEFTVEHDLAALHVRRPDHEPHARHHVRHVVALAAALLGAGAAYERGGGVWFRGAAVPTAAGLDRDTALALARANGDDPDDPRRDDPFDVPVWWPADGHGPSWPSPWGPGRPGWHATCAAMALATLGGTVDVLVGGADLAFPHHAYQVALAAAATGAAPYARRRMPVGTVHVDGAKMAKSTGNLVLVGDLVDRYPGAALRLLLLERPWAADWEYRPGDLDAAAARLDRLYRAAATGGGSDADVAAVRAALLDDLDVPAAMEVALQAGGAAARQVVRTLALQ from the coding sequence GTGACCGCACCCGACCCGACGCTGACGCTGGCCGGAGCGCCCGTGCCACTGACCGTGCCCGCCCGCCTCTACGTCTGCGGCATCACCCCGTACGACGTCACGCACCTCGGGCACGCGTCCACGTTCGTCTGGGCCGACACGGTGGCGCGGGTCGTGCGGATGACCGGGACCGACACGGTCGTCGCCCGCAACGTCACCGACGTCGACGACGAGCTGACGCGCGCCGCCGCCGCGCGCGGCAAGCCCTACGACGAGTTCGGGCTCTCGCAGGAGTTCACCGTCGAGCACGACCTCGCGGCGCTGCACGTCCGGCGCCCCGACCACGAGCCGCACGCGCGCCACCACGTCCGCCACGTCGTGGCCCTGGCCGCCGCGCTGCTCGGCGCGGGCGCGGCCTACGAGCGCGGGGGCGGCGTCTGGTTCCGCGGTGCGGCGGTGCCCACTGCGGCCGGCCTCGACCGCGACACCGCGCTCGCTCTGGCCCGCGCCAACGGCGACGACCCCGACGACCCCCGCCGCGACGACCCCTTCGACGTGCCGGTCTGGTGGCCCGCCGACGGCCACGGCCCGTCGTGGCCGAGCCCGTGGGGCCCGGGGCGGCCGGGCTGGCACGCCACCTGCGCGGCGATGGCGCTGGCCACGCTCGGCGGCACCGTCGACGTCCTGGTCGGCGGCGCCGACCTCGCCTTCCCGCACCACGCCTACCAGGTGGCCCTGGCCGCGGCGGCCACCGGCGCGGCGCCGTACGCGCGGCGGCGGATGCCGGTCGGCACCGTGCACGTCGACGGCGCCAAGATGGCGAAGTCGACGGGCAACCTCGTGCTGGTCGGCGACCTCGTCGACCGGTACCCGGGCGCGGCCCTGCGCCTCCTGCTGCTGGAGCGCCCGTGGGCCGCGGACTGGGAGTACCGGCCCGGGGACCTCGACGCCGCCGCCGCCCGGCTCGACCGCCTCTACCGCGCCGCGGCCACCGGTGGCGGCTCCGACGCCGACGTCGCCGCCGTCCGCGCCGCCCTGCTCGACGACCTCGACGTTCCCGCGGCGATGGAGGTCGCCCTGCAGGCGGGCGGCGCCGCCGCGCGCCAGGTCGTGCGCACCCTGGCCCTGCAGTAA